In Natranaeroarchaeum aerophilus, one genomic interval encodes:
- a CDS encoding 4-phosphopantoate--beta-alanine ligase: protein MSDEVEVPESHPRYHSLLTRHRIEAGVEKGITSQQGLIAQGRGEAFDYLLGEETIPSADRAARAAAAALLRADQPVLSVNGNVAALVPEEMVELAEVVDADLEVNLFNRTEARIERITDHLREHGATDVKGLTADARIPGIDHERAKVDADGIYSADVVVVPLEDGDRAEALGEMGKTEIVIDLNPLSRSPQVASIPIIDNVLRALPNITDHAEELAGASGDELARIVDEFDPDEALQDAERRIRTASESGG, encoded by the coding sequence ATGAGCGACGAGGTGGAGGTTCCGGAAAGCCATCCGAGGTATCATTCATTACTAACAAGACACCGGATCGAGGCGGGCGTCGAGAAGGGGATCACGAGCCAGCAAGGTCTGATCGCACAGGGTCGTGGCGAAGCCTTCGACTATCTGCTCGGAGAGGAAACGATCCCGAGCGCGGACCGAGCAGCACGGGCGGCAGCAGCTGCGCTCCTCCGGGCCGATCAGCCGGTCCTCTCCGTGAACGGTAATGTGGCAGCGCTCGTGCCGGAGGAGATGGTCGAGCTCGCCGAAGTGGTCGATGCCGACCTGGAAGTGAATCTGTTCAATCGGACCGAAGCCCGAATCGAGCGGATCACGGATCATCTCCGCGAGCACGGCGCGACGGACGTGAAAGGGCTGACAGCGGATGCCCGAATCCCCGGAATCGATCACGAGCGTGCGAAAGTCGACGCCGATGGGATCTACAGCGCCGACGTGGTCGTCGTTCCACTGGAGGATGGTGATCGTGCAGAGGCACTTGGCGAGATGGGAAAGACGGAGATCGTGATCGATCTGAACCCCCTCTCACGGTCGCCACAGGTCGCGTCGATTCCGATCATCGATAACGTGTTGCGAGCCCTGCCAAACATCACCGACCACGCAGAAGAGTTAGCAGGTGCTTCCGGGGATGAACTGGCCAGAATCGTCGACGAGTTCGACCCCGACGAAGCGCTTCAGGACGCAGAACGGCGGATCAGGACAGCCTCCGAGAGCGGGGGCTGA